The Chlorobaculum sp. MV4-Y genome contains the following window.
CTGCTGCGCCTCGAAGATTGCGGCGACCTGATGCTGCAAGACGAAGTACCGCTACTCGAACGCGACCGGCTTTCGGAACGTTACCGCCAGATCATCGATTTGCTCGTGCGGATTCAGTCGATCCGACCGGATGAAAAAACGCCGGAATCGGCGATTCCCTTTTCACTGAGTTTCGACCACGAAAAGCTGATGTTCGAGTTCGACTTCTTCATCGAACACGCCCTGAAAGGCTATTTCAGCGGCAAGCTCGATGATCGCGCCATCGCGGAACTGCGCAATGAGTTCGTCGCCATCACCGGGCTGCTGGTGCTGCCGGAGCACTTCGTACTGAACCACCGGGACTTCCACAGCCGCAACATCATGCTCTTCTGCGATGAACCGGTCATCATCGACTTCCAGGACGCCCGGCTCGGCCTGCCGCAATACGACGCCGTGTCGCTCCTGCGCGACTCCTATGTCCGGCTCGATCCGGGCATGGTCAACGAGCTGAAACGCTACCATTTCAACCAGCTCATCCGACTCGGGCTGACATCGATGGACGAAGCGGAGTATCTCCGCCTGTTCGACCTGATGGCTTTCCAGCGCAACGTCAAGGCGGTCGGGACCTTCTGCTACCAGACCACTGTGGTTGGTAACCACGCGTTTGAGCCAAGCATCGCGGCAACTCTCAGCTACCTGAGGGAGTACATCGACGTCCAACCCGAACTCGCCGCCGCCGGGGCACTACTCGGACCGATCATTCCCGGAATTTCGCGATGAACGCCTTCGTCCTTGCCGCAGGTTTTGGCACCCGCCTGCAACCACTGACCGACACGATGCCCAAACCGCTCGTTCCGGTGCTGAACGTGCCAAGCCTCTGCTACTCGCTTTTCCTGCTCAAAGAGGCGGGGATACGGAAGGCAATCATCAACATCCACCACCACCCGGAAAGCCTTCAGCGCTTTTTCGACCGGCATGATTTCGGCAGCCTCGAAATCGTGCTTTCGGAGGAGCGTGAAATTCTCGGCACGGGCGGCGGTCTGAAGAAGTGCGAATCGCTGCTCGACAACGGTGATTTCTTGCTCATCAACAGCGATATCATCAGCGACATTGACCTGTCGGCGCTCATCGAGACGCACAAGCGCTCCGGCTGCGGCGGGACACTCGCCTTGCATGAAACCGCGCTGGCGGCAGAGATCGGCCACGTCGGCGTGCGCGACGGGCGGGTGCTCGACTTCCGCAACCAGCGCGGCACCAGCCTCTCGTCATCGTTTATCTACACCGGAACGGCGGTCTTCAGCCCGAAGATTTTCCGCCACCTGAAAGCGGAGTTTTCCGGCATCGTCGAAACCGGCTTCTACGGGCTGGTGGAGAACGAAGGTCTCGCCTCTTTCGAGCATCACGGATTGTGGCAGGACATCGGCACCCTGCCGAATTTTTACCGCGCAAACCTCGACGATAATTTGCGTATTCTTCAGCTTGCGGAGCGCATGCAGCGGGAGATCGGCTTTTTTCCGCACATGATTTCGGATGATGCGTCGATCAACCCCGATGCCCACGTCGAAAATTCGGTGGCCGGCGCAAACTGCGCGATAGCCGCCGGAGCCGTCGTGGAGCACTCGGTACTCCTGCCCGGCACCATCATCGAACGTGGCGAGACGCTTCGAAACGCAATCGCCGCACCAGGCATCCGCATTCCATTGTAAACTCCCGACAGCGCAAACAGCAACGGCATGGTCATCAACGGTCTCGACATACTGCTCCGGAATCCAGAAGTGCTGAAAAACCGGCGCGTCGGCCTGATCGCCAACCAGACCTCGGTGTCGATGCAGCTCGACTATTCGTGGACGCTGCTTCGCCGCGCGGGTGTAGAGCTGACGAGAATCTTCTCGCCGGAGCACGGCCTGTTCGCCGTCGAGCAGGATCAGGTCGCCGTTGGCCACCAGCCCGATACCGGCTGCCAAATCGTGAGCCTCTATGGCGACAGCGAGCAGTCGCTCGCCCCGGCGCGGGAGCTGCTCGAAGGACTCGACATCGTGCTTTTCGACATTCAGGATGTCGGCTCGCGCTACTACACCTACGTCAACACGCTCGCGCTCTTCATGGAGGCCGCAGAAGGGCTCGACATCGAGATCATGGTGCTCGACCGCCCGAACCCGCTTGGCGGTGCCACGCTCGAGGGGCCGCAGCTCGACCCGGCGTTCCACTCCTTCGTCGGCGTCATGCCGGTTCCGGTGCGCCACGGCCTGACCGCCGGGGAAATCGCCCACTTCTACCGCGATTACAAAAAGCTCGACCTCAATCTGAGCGTCGTCACGATGCAGAACTGGCAACGCGAGATGCTCTTCCCCGAGACCGGCCTGCCGTGGGTGCCGCCCTCGCCCAACATGCCGACATTCCAGGTCGCCGAGGTCTATCCCGGCATGTGCCTCTTCGAGGGGCTGAACGTTTCGGAGGGGCGCGGCACGACAACGCCGTTCCTGCTCTCCGGCGCATCGTTTGTCGATCCGGAAGAGCTTGCTGCGCGGCTTGCTTCGATACCACTGGAGGGCGTCGTGTTCCGTCCAACCTGGTTCCGCCCGACCTTCCACAAATATGGCAACGAAGCGATTGGCGGCATCTACCTGCACGTAACCGACCACGCCCGCTTCCGCCCCTTCGCCACGGCGGTCGCCATGACCTGCGCCTTGCGGGAGCTCTATCCCGACCAGCTCAGGTTCCTCGACGGCGTGTACGAGTTCCGGGACGACATTCCGGCCTTCGACCTGCTTGCCGGAAGCGGCGCGATCCGCTCGATGATCCTCGGTGGCGCTCCGGCGGAAACCGTCATCGCTTCGTGGGAGAAAGACGAGGCGGAGTTCGCGGCGATCAAGCCAAATTTCCATCTGTACGACGTCTGAGCAGGTGACTCTCGCCCGCCGCGCCGTTTCATGACAACAGCAAAAGCACCCGACCCGATGCAACCTCTCGATTACACCATCATCATCCTCTTCCTGGCGGGCAACATGCTGCTCGGACTCTGGCAGGGGCGGAGCAACAAAGAGACCAGCGACTACTTCCTCGGCGGCCACAAGCTGCCATGGTTCATGGTGATGCTTTCCATTGTGGCCACCGAGACCTCGGTGCTGACCTTCGTGAGCGTTCCGGGCCTGGCCTACAGGGGCGACTGGAGCTTCCTCCAGCTCGCGTTCGGCTACATCGTCGGGCGGATTCTGGTCAGCTTCATCCTGCTGCCCGCCTATTTCAAACATGGCGTCACCTCAATCTATGAGGTGATCGGCATGAGGTTCGGCCACGGCATCCAGAAAACCGCCTCGGTGATTTTTCTGATAACGAGGATTCTGGGCGACGGTATCCGCTTCCTGGCGACCGGCGTTGTGGTGCAGGCGGTCACCGGCTGGCCGCTCTCACTCTCGGTGCTGGTCATCGGCATTGTCACCCTCGTTTACACCATTTCGGGCGGGCTGAAAACCGTGGTGTGGCTCGACAGCATCCAGTTCGTGCTCTATCTCGGCGGTGGCGTTATCACCATCGCCTTCATCCTCGCCCGCCTCGACGCGCCGCTGCCCGACCTGCTCTCGCCGCTCCTCGCCGCCGGAAAGCTGAAGATCATCGACACCGACCCGCACATCTTCACCAACCCGCTCTCGTTTGTCAGCGCCTTTTCCGGCGGTATCCTTCTTTCGCTCTGCTCGCACGGCGTCGATTACCTGATGGTGCAGCGCGTGCTCGGCTGCGACGGCCTCGGCTCAGCCCGCAAGGCCATGATCGCCAGCGGCGTGTTCGTACTCTTCCAGTTTGCGCTGTTCCTCTTGGCCGGTTCGCTGATCTATGTATTTTTCAATGGTGCACCGCTCGTCAAAGATCGCGAATTCACCAGTTTCATCGTCAGAACACTGCCCGCCGGTCTCAAGGGGCTGCTGCTAGCTGGAATTCTTTCCGCCGCCATGTCAACTTTGGCCTCATCGATCAATTCACTGGCCGCTTCGACCGTGACCGACCTCATGAAAGGAAAGGCGTCGCTCAGCGCATCACGCCTCATCAGCGTCGCCTGGGCCGCGGTGCTGATCGGCATCGCCCTAGTGTTCAACGAAAACGACAAGGCGATCGTCATGCTTGGCCTCGAGATCGCCTCCTTCACCTACGGCGGACTACTCGGGCTGTTCCTGCTCTCGAAAAGTAACCGCAATTTCCGTTCAACGAGCCTCATCGCCGGACTGCTGGCCAGTATGGCAGTGGTGTTCCTGCTCAAGCTCCTCGGCCTGGCATGGACATGGTATATTGCCGTTTCTGTAACGGTCAACATCCTGACGACAGCCGGAGTCGAAGCATTGCTTCCCGGCAGGGAGTCTTTTGCCCGGAAATAACCATTTTTGCTAACAAACCTTTATCTTGTATAAGGGCAATATGTGAGATAACGGCCTCGTCTACCGCCCATGTCGCGATGTACCAGAGTAGGGTTTCTGAATAGCATCGAAAACACTACGAACTATGAAAACCAATGATCCCATCCTGGTCATCGAGGATGAGGAAGATATCCGGCAGATGATCTGCAACATTCTCGAAGAGGACGGTTATGCTACCGTTCAGGCATCCAATGGTAACGAAGGCTTGCAGCTTCTCCGAAAAACGCCCGAGATCCGCATTGTCATCACCGACCTTCTGATGCCTGAAAAAGAGGGTATCGCCATGATCAGCGAACTCAGGGAAGATTTCCCCTGGATCAAGGTTGTCGCTATCTCCGGTGGCGGAATCCTCATTCCGGAAAACTATCTCAACCGGGCCAAAGCCGTTGGAGCCGACACCACACTATGCAAACCGTTTGAAAGCGGCGAGCTCTTGAGCATCATAGACGAACTGAACCGATAAGCCCGATCGGTGTTTTTTGCCATATCAAAAACCTATCCGCCAGCGAACTGCACCAAGTCACAAACTTTCAGTAATGGACAGTCACAAAACGGATTTGCCGGCAGGCGCTGAAAACAGAATGCACGAGGGAAGCGTCGAGGCGCTTGAGAAAAAAATCGCCATGCTCGAAAGCAGAGCCTCAATTGCCGAACAGAAGGCTGAGGCGCTGAAAACAGCCCTTGAATCAGCCCGGGCAGGATACTGGGAGTGGAATATCGAAAACGGGACGATTCTTATCGACCGGCAATGGGCTGGCATTAGCGGTTACAACTCCGCCGAGTTTGATATGCTGACGATGGAACAGTGGCGTGAGCTGTGCCACCCGGCCGATCTTGACGTGGTCACGAAATCGATCGAGGAGCTTCTGGATGGCAGCATGGAGTACCTTGAACTCGAACTGCGGGTCCGCCATAAGAATGGCGAATGGATCCGGGTGCTCGACTGCGGCAAGATCACCGGGCGCAGCCAGAACGGTAAACCGTCATGCCTGACCGGTTCACGGCAGGCGCTGACGAGCCTGCACGATAAAGCCGAATCACCGATAAAAAATGCGCCGGAGAAACTGCACGCGCTTATCGACAATATCCCTGGAGCGATTTATCACATTGATGTCTCAGGGCAAGCCACCGTTCGTTTCCAGCCACCGGCTTTTCTGAAAACCCTTGTTTCAGAGCATGCCGGAACGGCCCGGCTGAACACCCTTTCGATGATTCACCATGATGACCGGCATATGTTGAGCAACGCCTACAGCAAGCTCAGGGAAACCAAACATTCCCTTACTCTGGTCTACCGTATAGTCGCCCCGGAGGGAAAACTGCACTGGATCGAAGACCATATGAGCTCATCATTCTCGGATGATGGACTTTTTTCAGGAATCGACGGGATCCTGTGCGAAGTCACCGACCGGATCGCCAGACTCGAAAAAATATGCAAGCTCGAATCGCAATTGAGCAAATCGCAGAGACTCGAAACCATCGGGACCCTTGCCGGCGGCATCGCACATGACTTCAACAACATCCTCACGCCGATTCTCGGTTACGCCGAAATGGGGCTTTCCGGTGTCAATGAAGATGACCCGATGCATGAATATTTCGCTGAAATCATGCAGGCTGCAGAACGTGCGCAAAAGCTTGTCTCACAAATTCTGACCTTCAGCAAGGCAGAAGAGGGCAAGGCCGCGCCTGTAAGCATTCAGGAGGTCATTGACGAAGTGATCCGGCTTATGCGGCCATCGCTGCCATCGACCGTTTCCATTGAAGAGGATATTGACAGTTCATGCCACAAGGTTATTGCAGACCCAACCCAGATGCACCAGGTCGTCGTCAATCTCTGCACCAATGCCCTGCATGCGATGGAACAGACCGGCGGAGTCCTGAAGATCGTGCTCAGGGAAGTCAGCACCGGAAACGGGAGGCCGCCGATAGTGCCGGAACTGCCTGATGGCAACTATGCAGAACTGATCATTTCAGATACAGGAACCGGCATGGATGACAGAGCCATAGAACGTATTTTTGAACCATTTTTCACGACAAAATCGGTCGAAAAAGGCTCTGGACTCGGCCTGTCGGTCGTCCACGGCATCGTGACCGGCACCAACGGGCATATCAGCGTCGAAAGCGCGCAAGGCAAGGGCTCGGCGTTCCATGTCTGGCTGCCGGTTATCAAGAGTAACACCCCCGACAGATCGAAACAAAACCCCCTTTTGGCAAAATATGCTGCCAGCGTTCTCTTTATCGACGATGAACCAGCTACGGTTAATCTAGTAACGATCATGATGACCAAGCTCGGCTATAATATCAGGGCTGAAAACTCTCCGGTTGAGGCACTGAAACTCTTCAGAGAACAACCAGACCTGTTTGACCTGGTAATCACTGACCTGACCATGCCTGAAATGACCGGCATACAGCTGACCAGCGAAATCCACAAAATCGTACCCTCGATTCCGGTGATTCTGATGACGGGATACGGGAAAATGATTGACCACGATATGCCGCTGAAACACTACGGCATAAACCGCCTGTTAAAAAAACCGCTCAAGCTCGCTCACTTGGCGCTGGCTGTCAAAGAAGTACTCTCATCAACAACCAATCTCCTTACAGAAATATGAAAATTCTTGTCATCGACGACGATCCTTCCGTCAGAAAATTCATAACCACAACGCTGAAAAAGGAAAACTATGCGGTTACCGAAGCGGAAAACGGCGCCGAAGGATTGATCAAACTTCAGCAGGAGAGAGACATCTCTATTATTATCACCGATCTGATCATGCCTGAAAAAGAGGGCATCGAAACGATCATGGAGGTGCGCAAGATCAATCCCGCCGTGAAAATTCTGGCCATTTCGGGTGGCGGAAAAGCCAGCCCCGAAAATTTCCTGCTGCTTGCCGATGCAGTTGGGGCCAATGCCACGCTCAAAAAGCCGTTTGGCGGCCAGGAACTGCTCATGTGCCTGCGCATGTTGGTCTGACCGGCACAAAGCCTAAGAATCTTTGTTGCTCCGCTCTATTATTTTTTTAACTTGAGTTAAGCTATGACTATTCACTAACAAGAATTTTTCACCATGAACAACCCAAGCGGAGCATTCGTCCAGGGAGCTGAAGCCTATGGCAGGTTTCTCGAGGTATTTATCGATGGCCACTGGTGGGTAGTCGGTGACGCCCTTGAAAATATCGGCAAAACCACCAAGAGACTCGGTGCAAATGCCTACCCT
Protein-coding sequences here:
- a CDS encoding aminoglycoside phosphotransferase family protein, with protein sequence MELPESIRLLFPPEERALLDISTIKGDASNRQYFRVTGPGDTSVVCADPAFRAIATKDYPFLIVRGLFARHGVRVPKLLGMAHEAGLLRLEDCGDLMLQDEVPLLERDRLSERYRQIIDLLVRIQSIRPDEKTPESAIPFSLSFDHEKLMFEFDFFIEHALKGYFSGKLDDRAIAELRNEFVAITGLLVLPEHFVLNHRDFHSRNIMLFCDEPVIIDFQDARLGLPQYDAVSLLRDSYVRLDPGMVNELKRYHFNQLIRLGLTSMDEAEYLRLFDLMAFQRNVKAVGTFCYQTTVVGNHAFEPSIAATLSYLREYIDVQPELAAAGALLGPIIPGISR
- a CDS encoding NDP-sugar synthase; translation: MNAFVLAAGFGTRLQPLTDTMPKPLVPVLNVPSLCYSLFLLKEAGIRKAIINIHHHPESLQRFFDRHDFGSLEIVLSEEREILGTGGGLKKCESLLDNGDFLLINSDIISDIDLSALIETHKRSGCGGTLALHETALAAEIGHVGVRDGRVLDFRNQRGTSLSSSFIYTGTAVFSPKIFRHLKAEFSGIVETGFYGLVENEGLASFEHHGLWQDIGTLPNFYRANLDDNLRILQLAERMQREIGFFPHMISDDASINPDAHVENSVAGANCAIAAGAVVEHSVLLPGTIIERGETLRNAIAAPGIRIPL
- a CDS encoding DUF1343 domain-containing protein, with the protein product MVINGLDILLRNPEVLKNRRVGLIANQTSVSMQLDYSWTLLRRAGVELTRIFSPEHGLFAVEQDQVAVGHQPDTGCQIVSLYGDSEQSLAPARELLEGLDIVLFDIQDVGSRYYTYVNTLALFMEAAEGLDIEIMVLDRPNPLGGATLEGPQLDPAFHSFVGVMPVPVRHGLTAGEIAHFYRDYKKLDLNLSVVTMQNWQREMLFPETGLPWVPPSPNMPTFQVAEVYPGMCLFEGLNVSEGRGTTTPFLLSGASFVDPEELAARLASIPLEGVVFRPTWFRPTFHKYGNEAIGGIYLHVTDHARFRPFATAVAMTCALRELYPDQLRFLDGVYEFRDDIPAFDLLAGSGAIRSMILGGAPAETVIASWEKDEAEFAAIKPNFHLYDV
- a CDS encoding sodium:solute symporter gives rise to the protein MQPLDYTIIILFLAGNMLLGLWQGRSNKETSDYFLGGHKLPWFMVMLSIVATETSVLTFVSVPGLAYRGDWSFLQLAFGYIVGRILVSFILLPAYFKHGVTSIYEVIGMRFGHGIQKTASVIFLITRILGDGIRFLATGVVVQAVTGWPLSLSVLVIGIVTLVYTISGGLKTVVWLDSIQFVLYLGGGVITIAFILARLDAPLPDLLSPLLAAGKLKIIDTDPHIFTNPLSFVSAFSGGILLSLCSHGVDYLMVQRVLGCDGLGSARKAMIASGVFVLFQFALFLLAGSLIYVFFNGAPLVKDREFTSFIVRTLPAGLKGLLLAGILSAAMSTLASSINSLAASTVTDLMKGKASLSASRLISVAWAAVLIGIALVFNENDKAIVMLGLEIASFTYGGLLGLFLLSKSNRNFRSTSLIAGLLASMAVVFLLKLLGLAWTWYIAVSVTVNILTTAGVEALLPGRESFARK
- a CDS encoding response regulator, producing the protein MKTNDPILVIEDEEDIRQMICNILEEDGYATVQASNGNEGLQLLRKTPEIRIVITDLLMPEKEGIAMISELREDFPWIKVVAISGGGILIPENYLNRAKAVGADTTLCKPFESGELLSIIDELNR
- a CDS encoding PAS domain-containing protein; protein product: MDSHKTDLPAGAENRMHEGSVEALEKKIAMLESRASIAEQKAEALKTALESARAGYWEWNIENGTILIDRQWAGISGYNSAEFDMLTMEQWRELCHPADLDVVTKSIEELLDGSMEYLELELRVRHKNGEWIRVLDCGKITGRSQNGKPSCLTGSRQALTSLHDKAESPIKNAPEKLHALIDNIPGAIYHIDVSGQATVRFQPPAFLKTLVSEHAGTARLNTLSMIHHDDRHMLSNAYSKLRETKHSLTLVYRIVAPEGKLHWIEDHMSSSFSDDGLFSGIDGILCEVTDRIARLEKICKLESQLSKSQRLETIGTLAGGIAHDFNNILTPILGYAEMGLSGVNEDDPMHEYFAEIMQAAERAQKLVSQILTFSKAEEGKAAPVSIQEVIDEVIRLMRPSLPSTVSIEEDIDSSCHKVIADPTQMHQVVVNLCTNALHAMEQTGGVLKIVLREVSTGNGRPPIVPELPDGNYAELIISDTGTGMDDRAIERIFEPFFTTKSVEKGSGLGLSVVHGIVTGTNGHISVESAQGKGSAFHVWLPVIKSNTPDRSKQNPLLAKYAASVLFIDDEPATVNLVTIMMTKLGYNIRAENSPVEALKLFREQPDLFDLVITDLTMPEMTGIQLTSEIHKIVPSIPVILMTGYGKMIDHDMPLKHYGINRLLKKPLKLAHLALAVKEVLSSTTNLLTEI
- a CDS encoding response regulator, which codes for MKILVIDDDPSVRKFITTTLKKENYAVTEAENGAEGLIKLQQERDISIIITDLIMPEKEGIETIMEVRKINPAVKILAISGGGKASPENFLLLADAVGANATLKKPFGGQELLMCLRMLV
- a CDS encoding bacteriochlorophyll c-binding family protein, which translates into the protein MNNPSGAFVQGAEAYGRFLEVFIDGHWWVVGDALENIGKTTKRLGANAYPHLYGGSAGLKGSSPKYSGYATPSKEVKSRFEK